Part of the Muntiacus reevesi chromosome 8, mMunRee1.1, whole genome shotgun sequence genome is shown below.
AAAGCTAAAAGGGAAACTTACTTCCCctacttattttaatattttctatagaAGTTAAAGGCCATGTATGCAGCCATCTCCCTAACAGTTGATGGAATTAAAGATAGAAAACagattctttgctaccctataACTTTGTGTATAGAGTTgcaaaagttaaagaaacagaCACACCGACAGATGCTAACCAGTACAAATGTAATGATAGTGTTAGTACTTTTTGTAACTGACAtacattgttcattttaaaaaatatttatttatttggttacgtcaagtcttagctgcagcatgcggactgtagttgaggcatgcaggcttagtttgTCCCACTTAGTCATGGGAgatcgtagttccctgaccagggattgaacccatgtcccctgcattgcgaggCAGCTTcttaccagagaagtccccaaattGTTCATGTTAAAGAGCTCAGTTTGCATTTACACTGGTGAAACCTGTTCACCTATAAAATGGTTATTGAATCTAGAAGTTGCTTTCCAAGCACTATTTTGAATGACATTATAAGATGTTAGAGCATAATCTTGTTCATTTAAGAATAGCTATTGAAAGCTCCTTATGTTCCTTTTACTGTTTTTACTACCTGGTCTATAGGATAGAGATggacttttgatttttttgtaaGGAGGGCTAAGATTCAGGCCCCCCACATTGAGGCCATTCTAACTAGATGGTTGGGCTCAGATAACTACATCAGAGTAGAGTCTGTGTGGTGTAGTCGAACATGTTTGGTGTAGAGAGCTTGTGTTCTGTTTCCATTTCAGCCAATGGTTTCCACCACTATCAAACAAGAGAATCGTAACATTTCCAAGACTCCTTCCTCATGACTGTTCTGTGATATCCTTTCCTTCCATGATCTGACCTTTGGTGTATGTGATGaggcaaacacacacagagctgaACATTTTTATGAAGTGAAACTCTTAGAACACTTCATTTCTTCAGTAGGTGTTTACTGAACACCTGCTCTTTTGCTGCAGTTTCAGTATACAGTGGCAAACGGATGTGAGCCTACGGTGATCAGAAAACCTGCAGTCTAGTGATATTATTTCAATGCTTCTCCTGTTTCTAATGCTAAAAAATAGTCGTTTTGATATATGTGATATGCCTATCTCATGAAATTGTCCACTGTCATGAAcccattaataatatttatttatccagtCATTTATTGTTTCTGTTGTGAGGTTGTGGAATCtgagttcccagaccagagactgaacccaggcttCCATAAtgaaagtgcagaatcctaaccgCTAAACCACCAGAGAACTAACTGATTTTTAACATTCTGTAAATCTAGGGGATGAATCAGTTGTTTTGGGATCAAGTACTATCTTTCTAAGACCCTTAGGAATATTAAGTTGTGAAGTTTCCTACCCATCTGATAGAACATAAATGTAACACACTCCGCAGTGGTGGTTTGCGTCAGTATTCATCTTTTGTCTGCAGTTTGCTCCAGGTGCCCGTGGTCTTTCCCTTACTTGACGTGCTCTCTTCCTATTCCTCCCTGTGCCTCTCTCTGTTCATTCTGCAAAACCCAAGCTGTACACTTTTCATGGAGCGCTGTTGGACTCCCCCACTGGAGCCCATTTTGCTGTACCCTTATAATCCTTGGCATTGTGTCATCCTATCCAGTGTGAATTGGgctttttaaaagtgtatatgTAAAAGATTTACTGAAGAGCTAGAAAGACAGGGATTCACACAAAGCTGAAATTagaaatcataaatattaaaagtaacctctcctttttcaagaAAACATCAACTGTTTGGGCAAAAATATTTGATGGATATAACTTACCTTTTTCAGTAGATTAGTTTCTGGAAAATTTATGTTTACATTGGTATTGACCCTATCATATTTTAATTGCTTAATGGCGACTTTGCTAATTTTAAAGGAATCCCATCACCTTTGTTGAAGTGAAGAATTAGGACATTAATACTCAAGGTTGATAGTGTTGATTAGATTCATGTTTTTGGTCCTAAAGATTTGGTCTTAAAGACTAGAGGATATTTTATTGAAAGACAATTGGTGTTAATGGCGGCATTAAAGGATTGAAGAGAGGCCTCAGAATCTTTAGGCTTCCTTTCACTCATTAAGTACTAGTGATTTGATTTCATCTAATCTTTATTATGTGTGTTTTGCCTTAATCTAATTTGTGAATATACTGTATCACAGAGTTTTCTAAGGACATAATCCTCCTACTTATACCTTTTGAAACTCCTCTAACTGAAACTCTAGGACAAGTCTCAAGAAACCCAAGCCTTAAAGAAAATGGTTTTCTATCATCAAATAATATCATGACAAACTTCTAGGATATCTTTCTGAACTCACGTGTTACTTTTTCCCTAGCAATTAAATGGAGTAACTTTATACTTTCAATTGTCAATACTTTTATGAGTTTAATATATGTTaaatgtataatttctttttaaaaaggcattaacttttttttttttttgccagccattttccctttttggaaAGTTGTAAactttttctaaaataagatCCTGTTATTAAAGTTTAATTGGTTAAAATTTTATCCAGAGTTTGCCCACACAAGCTTTCTTAATGctaatgttgctgttcagtctgtGACTCTGTGACGCTATGAACTGTagtacgccaggctcctctcagttcagttcagttcagttgctcagtcgtgtctggctctttgcgacccctgaaGTCCAGGCTtcagtctgtcaggctcctctgtcctccgctgtcttccagaatttgctcaaattcatgtccactgagtcagtgctgCTATCTGACCATGtcatcctctcctgcccccttcttcttttgccctcaatctttcccagcatcagggtcttttccactgagtcagcttttcttatcaggtggccaaagtattgcagcttcagcttcagcatcagtccttccagtgagtattcaggcttgatttcctttaggatggactggttttatctccttgctgtccaagggactcttctccagcaccacgatttgaaagcatcagttcttcagcactcagtcttccttatggtccaaccctcacgtccatacatgactgctggaaaaaccatagctttgactatatggactttacTACTTTTAATATAAATTGATAAAATGCTATCTTGAAATCAGttttaaaactgtataaaaataatattgatattaatatttactgagttggGAAAACAGCCTCAGTAAATTAAGTGAAAAAGCAGTTTATATGGTTTTATTGATAGGAGGAGCCTATATTATTGAACTACATGACTTGTAgcattatgtgtatgtgtacatagaaATAAATCtggaaggtttttttaaaaaaggtaaattgGTTAAACCCCACATCCTGTTCTGGAGCTTACTGAAATGAGTTTTTGAAATTGTTCCATCTGTTACCTACTTGTATTCTTTTAAAAGACAAGTGGGCTATAGAAATAAATGGATCTACATCTAGAGAGTCTGGGTATTTATAAGTAACATATCCAGTTGTGTTGTGGAGTGCAAATGACTTTGGAATTTGCTTTTGCAATTGTGGTATTAAAGGTAAACTCTTTTCTACCTAACCTTTTTAGAAGAGCCGTGTGGTGTTTTGCTGGTTAAGTTGGCTGGAGTAGAACTTACTGAAACTGGGAAGGTGTGGTTACAAAAAGAGCTAAAACCTTCCCAAGTACTATGGTTCCAACTTCTCGGAAAGGAGAATTCAGCACTCTTTTGCTACCTTTTAGTGAATAAGGTAAGTAGTGTGAAGAAACAACTAGCAatgttttattcttattatttatacataagtaaaaagtgaaagtgttaatcattcagtcgtgtggaactctttatgaccccagggactgaaacaAGGACATGGACAAATGAAATAGTTGAAATGTTAATATGACAGAATTAagaattgtttttcttaattaCATTATTATGACAGCACTAAGGGTAGTTTTTCTTACTTATAAAGTTCTTTATTATACCACAAGTGAGAATaatctgaagaaaaataataatctgaCATTAAAGTGATTAGAATTGTAACCATTTAAACTATTAAAAGCTTTTTGAATTAATAGAATACCTAatgaaattcattaatttttgcaTGTCCAGGTCACATTCAGTTCTTTCAAAATAAGAATTATCCAACTTTGATTGGTTGAAGCATCTGTATTTAACTAAGttgataatattatataaaagatccCAAAGGCCTTATTCAAATATTAACTTCTCTTTTGAGTTGCACAATATGTATTATTTATCCTCAAACCCCGCTATGGAATCATTTAATTCCCATTTAAAGGTGGGACTCTTGAGTAACCAAGTGGAAGAGCTGGTACTGAAGTCCAGCTCCTTGGGACTCCTGAGCCGGAACTTCACCTTTTCTGTCTTTACCTTATACCAGACTATACTTTACACATATTTCAGTAATTTACTTCTCCTGTTTAACTTTTCTGTAGTGTGAGGTTGAATTTTAATTATTCCGATTTTGGTTCAGctcattaaatttaaaagattgagacaaatatgatatacactttaaaattgtatttattagcTGCTTATCATCATGTACCAAAAGTTACTGAATTTAAAGGAACAAAAGGTTCCTTTATTCTTTTAGATAATCTTAGAAAATGTTTCCTACTTTAAACCTTTTGTTTTCACATTGAAAAATTTTAACTGTGAATTACTTGTCTAATGAAGCTATAAAATTACTAACAGCTTGTTAAAATTAATCTTGTTAAGTTAAAATCCTACAGGGACTGTGGAAACAGCTAAGCAGGATCTCTTTTACACTGTAAATTAGTAAGGGGAGAAAAGCTCCCATTTTTCTGGTTTCACTAGGCAGTGAGGTATAACTAAAATTTCCTGAAGTTTGAAGATTCAAGGGCCAGGGTTATTTTTATGTTCATTATTTTATGGgccatcttttaaaaacattctcaCATGCCAGGCTTTGCTAAACACTGAAATTCTGAACATAATTTAACAGTTCTGTGATGCTTCAGTTCATGTTGCATTTGTCTactttttagttttgttaatttcttttgCTGTGGCCTCCTGTCATTTTTCCTAACTGGTGTGTGCTCCATTCTCCCTTCAAACATCAACCAAAAAATCAAAGATCTCTTTTCATACTTTATCGCTTCTACACACTTTTGAGTTAGGTGACCAGTGAGCCTGTGGAGAACTATGTGTTATAGAAGAGTCAGTTGTCTTTGAGCAAAGGTCTCATTTAGTAATGAAATTCTTGGATTTAACATTAGCTGTTTCAAGCTCTTAAGGACCCctttgcatatgtatgtatatgtatgtatatgtgtaaatatatatatatatattttgtggccatgccacatgccatgtgggagccctaccagggatcaaacccatgccccctgcagtggaagcatgcatTCTTAACCTTtgtaccaccatggaagtcccatcatttatattttttacttttctctggAGGACTCAAATTGCAGATTGActgattttaaagtaaataaggTATTATGGGTATATtagtaattttattaaataattggtttgtattttttattcaaGGGTAGATTTTTTAGTGTGAGTCTGAATGAAGAAATCCTGAGAAGAGGTCTTGGCAAAACTGTTCTTGTTAAGGGGTTAAGTCATGATTCTAAAATCTATTGGAGAATTCACAGAAATTTACTTAAAGCTGAATTAACAGCCttaaaaaaaggagaaggaataTGGAAGGAAGACTctgaaaaagaaagttatttgGAAAAATTGAAAGGCTCCTGGAGAGAaatatggaaaaaagacagttatttaaaaaaaaatggatcagATTTCAACttgaaaaaagaaagctattatGACAAATTTAAAAGGTCTTATGAAACATGGAAAGAGAACATGAATAACTACTCCTTACTACTGAAGTTCAGAGAACTTATGAGTCGCATACACTTTCGTAGA
Proteins encoded:
- the C8H3orf33 gene encoding protein C3orf33 homolog isoform X2 — translated: MIVGETYRAFCKNISTVMAVAGVMLLLRSVRLTSKFTHSSDIPVEFIRKNVKLRGRLRRITENGLEIEHIPITLPVISSWRKEPCGVLLVKLAGVELTETGKVWLQKELKPSQVLWFQLLGKENSALFCYLLVNKGRFFSVSLNEEILRRGLGKTVLVKGLSHDSKIYWRIHRNLLKAELTALKKGEGIWKEDSEKESYLEKLKGSWREIWKKDSYLKKNGSDFNLKKESYYDKFKRSYETWKENMNNYSLLLKFRELMSRIHFRRKE
- the C8H3orf33 gene encoding protein C3orf33 homolog isoform X1 — translated: MAGQPAAPATPPPSRDRAAPNVVARISQWADDHLRLVRNISTVMAVAGVMLLLRSVRLTSKFTHSSDIPVEFIRKNVKLRGRLRRITENGLEIEHIPITLPVISSWRKEPCGVLLVKLAGVELTETGKVWLQKELKPSQVLWFQLLGKENSALFCYLLVNKGRFFSVSLNEEILRRGLGKTVLVKGLSHDSKIYWRIHRNLLKAELTALKKGEGIWKEDSEKESYLEKLKGSWREIWKKDSYLKKNGSDFNLKKESYYDKFKRSYETWKENMNNYSLLLKFRELMSRIHFRRKE
- the C8H3orf33 gene encoding protein C3orf33 homolog isoform X3, with the protein product MENISTVMAVAGVMLLLRSVRLTSKFTHSSDIPVEFIRKNVKLRGRLRRITENGLEIEHIPITLPVISSWRKEPCGVLLVKLAGVELTETGKVWLQKELKPSQVLWFQLLGKENSALFCYLLVNKGRFFSVSLNEEILRRGLGKTVLVKGLSHDSKIYWRIHRNLLKAELTALKKGEGIWKEDSEKESYLEKLKGSWREIWKKDSYLKKNGSDFNLKKESYYDKFKRSYETWKENMNNYSLLLKFRELMSRIHFRRKE